Part of the Acidimicrobiales bacterium genome, CTCGCCGAATGGCGAGAGCGCCTCGTCGACTTCACCGGCCAGTGGGCGGTGGTGCAAGACACCCTCGAGGCGGCCGCCGATCCCCAATCAGTGGCGAACGGCTACGTGCAGCCGTGCCGCACCGCCGAAGGAGTGCCGTTTCACCTCGTGGCCGCGCCCGTGCAGTTCGACGAGGATCCGGCGATCCCAGATCGGGCCCCCGAGTTCAACGAGCACGGGGACGCCATTCTTGCCGAGCTTGGGATCGACTGGGACAGCATCGTGGATCTCAAGGTCGGCGGCGTCGTCGCCTGATGATCCGATCATCTCCGAGGAGGAGTAATGACACCCTTCAATGCCTATCGGTACGACGGCAAGCGGGTCTTGGTCGTCGGTGGCTCCAGCGGGATGGGGGCCGCTACTGCTGAGCTGGTGCACGACGCCGGAGCCGAGGTCGTGGTGATGGACTTCGCCGACGTCACCATGCCCGGCGTGAAGGGCATCCACGTCAACCTCGCTGAAGCCGGGTCGATCGACGTCGCCGTTGACGAATGCGGTGGTCCCGTAGACGCCCTCTTCTCGTGTGCCGGCGTGGCCGACGGCACGCCCGGTATCGAGAAGATCAACTTCATCGGCCACCGGCACCTGATCAACCGACTACTCGCCAGAGGCATGCTCCCGCGCGGCTCGGCCATCGGCTTCATCTCCTCGGCCGCCGGGCTCGGCTGGGAGGCGAACCTGCCGCAGCTGAAGGAGTATCTCGACCTCAGCGATTTCGACGTCGCAGCCCGGTGGGCGCAGGAGCACGGCAAGGCCGACTACATGTGGAGCAAGCAGGCGATCTGCGCCTACGTCGCCCGCCAGGCCATGCCGTTGCTCAGGGAGGGCATCCGCATCAACGCCATCTGCCCAGGTCCCACGGATACGCCACTGGCCCAGCAGAACAAGGAGCTGTGGCTGGGGTTCGGCGCCGACTACCGGGCGGAGGTGGACATCGAGGCGTCGACACCGCTCGAGCAGGCGTATCCCCTGGTGTTCCTGTGCAGTGACGCGGCCGTGGCAGTGACCGGGATCATCGTCATCACCGATGCCGGCTACATGAGCTCCGGCATCACCGAGACGTTCCCAGCCGCGACGCCGATCGCCAACCTGCTGCTCGGCCGGTAGACGCGCTCCCTGAGCAGATCCTCCCAGATGGAGACTGAATGAACTTCGAGCCCACTCCCACCAAATTGATCCCGGACCTGTCCTCCCGCGAGGAGTTGGTCCTGCTCGCCCGATGTCTGTGGCGGGAGGGCTACAACGACCATTTGGCTGGGCACATCACGTGCAACCTCGGAGACGGAACCGTTCTCTGCAATCCCTGGCTCGTCACATGGGACGAGTTGCGTCCCCACCAGGTGATCCGGATCGATCTCGACGGCAACGTCGTAGAGGGCGATTGGCCGGTGCCGCTCGGAATTCCGCTTCATCTCGCCCTGCACGCCGGTCGTCCCGGCGTCGGGTGGGCGGTCCACAACCATCCGCTCTACGGCACCGTGATGGCTGACATGAAGATCCTGCCGCCGCCGATGGACCAGAGCTCGACGCTCGGCGGAGGGCAGCTTGCCCTGGTCGATGAGTACGACGGGGGGGTCGACAACATGGTCGCGGCGCGGGAAGCCGTCGAACGGATGGGACAGGCCGACCTCGCCCTTCTCGCCGGCCACGGTGTCTTCATCGTCGGGTCGACGGCGCGGGCCGTGCACCAGCGGGCGGTCGCCCTCGAGCAGCGCTGTCAGAGGGCGTGGCACATCATGGCGGCCGGCCAGCCGCTTGCCACGCCGGTCCCCGACTGGTGGATCGACCGGATGTCACGCAGCGACGGCAACGGATTCATCGGTTTCTGGGAGGCGATGGTCCGCCAGGAGCTGCGGGCCGACCCCACCCTCCTCGAAGATCCTGGCCTGGCCGGCGAGTGAACCCTCTCGGACGCACTGAGCTCGACGTCTTCCCAATCTGCCTTGGCGGCAACGTGTTCGGCTGGACTGCCGACGAACCGCAGTCCTTTGCCGTTCTCGACGCGTACACCGCGGCCAGCGGCAACTTCATCGACACCGCCAACTCCTACCTCGTCGAGCACGGCCGCTCAGAGACGATCATCGGGCGGTGGATAGCCGACCGCGCCACCCGCGACCAGATCGTCCTCGCCACCAAGGTCGGCGGCGGCCGCGGTCCGGTCCGCAACCTCCGGGCGAAAACGATCGAGAGCGAGGCCCAGGCCTCCCTCGAGCGGCTGCAGACCGACCACATCGACCTCTACTACGCGCACTTCGACGATCTGGAGACGCCGCTGGAGGAGTCGCTGGGCGCCTTCGACGCCCTCGTCCAGGCGGGCACCGTCCGCCACATCGGCGCCTCCAACTACACGCCCGAGCGGCTCACCGCCGCCATCAAGCTCCAGCGCGAACATGGGCTGGCGGAGTTCACAGTCCTACAGCCTCACTACAACCTGGTCGAGCGCGAGTTCGAACGTAGGATCCTGCCGGTCGCCGACGCCTCGGACCTCGCCGTCGTTCCCTACTTCGCGCTGGCCAAGGGCTTCTTGACCGGCAAGTACCGGCCGGGCGGAGAGGTCGTCCGGTCCGAGCGGGCCGACGCGGCGCGCGCCTATCTCGACAAAGGGGGGGCGACCGTGCTCGAAGCGCTCGACGAAGTGGCCTCGTCGCGCGACACCACGGTGCCAGCCGTCGCGCTCGCTTGGCTACTTGCCCAGCCGTCGGTGGCCGCCCCAATCGCCAGTGCGCGGACCACGGAGCAGCTCGAGCAGATCCTGCCCGCCGCGACACTCGAGCTCACTTCGGCTGAGGTCGACAGGCTGTCGGCAACCAAGCCACAGTCGTGAACGACTCCCCCAAGTCCTACCACTCGGACCCGAGACGATCACCGACCGGGTCCTGGAGGCACGCGAGGGCGCGGTCTGTGGGTGCGCCACCAGGGTCGGAATGCATGAGGGCCTCACGGGCGTTCGTCAGACCGGCCCGTATCAGCTCGTCGGCGTGAGAGAAGTCGGAAGGCAGCACATTGAGCGGCCACGGCGGCGGTAGGACGACGAGGCGTGCCTGGTTCCGCAGAGAGTTGATCTCGTGTCGGAGCCGCGAGTGGACGAGCATGTTGGAGGCCTGCACTGCCATGGCGACTGCGCCCGCCGGAGGACGCTCCAGGCGCGCGCTCATGCCCGTCGCGAGCACGTAAATGGTATCCGCTCCGAGCGACATCGCCGCGGCGATCGGCGTGTTGTCGGCCACGCCTCCATCCACGTAGAGGCGACCCTCGATATTGACCGGAGGGTAGATCCCCGGGATGGCAGCGCTGGCCAGCAGGGCCGGGAGCGCTGGGCCCGAGTCCACGAGCCGTTCGCGACCGGCGAGGAGATCCGTGACAACTACCCCAAGCTTGACGCGTGCGTCTTGAATGCTCTCGAGTCCGCCGAGTCGATCCTCCAGCAGGCGACGCAGGCCTCGGTTGGAGACCAGGTGATCCGAACGCCCGAGGAGCGCGCGGAGCGCAATGGCTGGACTGAGAGGAAACACGTCGCGACGCTTCGTCGAGCGCCAGGCATCCTGCAGCTCGCGGGCCGCCTCCGCAGTCTGCGGGTGTGTCGCCGCGAAACCTGCGTTCAGAGCCCCCGCAGACGCACCCACGAACACCTCGGCATGGACATCACGCTCATAGAGCGCTTCCAGCATTCCAGCCTCGATGGCGCCGAGTGACGCACCTCCCGCGAAGACAAAGGCCGTGCACACGAACGCAGGCTAGCGGACCTTGCATCGAGCGAGCCCGGTCCCTCACCGTCACCTACCCAGTCTCGAGCATTCTCCGGTCCCAGCCACCGAGCTCGGCCGCTGCCTCATACGTGCTCTGCAAGAAGGCCAGTAGCATCTCGTCGGGGTGGTGCGCCACCCGCACCGCTTCATACGGCAGCAGGAACTCGCCAAGGCGGGCTTCGTAGAAGGCAGCCTCGGGCTTGACGTGCCACTCGGCGAAGCCCTCGGGCTCGGGATAGGCGTAGGCATAAAAGGAGCCCTCGGCGCTCCCGCCCGGCCAGAAGCCGCAGCTACTGAGCTCATGGCTGTAGGCCAACTCCTGGACCCAGTCAGGGCAATTCGGCACTCCACCGGGGTGCCTGGGTGCCCGCCGGCCCGAGAACCGCGTCGCCGCGAGGTCAGCCGCGCCCCAGAAGAAGTGCACGGGGCTGGCCTTGCCCACGAAGCGGCCCCGGAATAGAGAGAAGACCCGGTGAGCCTGAAGAAGAGCGAGCCAGAAGCGCTGAGCGGCGGCGGCATCATAGGACCGATGCTCTTCGTCCTCCGCGAAGGGTACGGTCTCAGGCAACTCGACCGGCCGCGCCAGGATGCTCACCGGTGTGTCGAGCGCATCTAGGGCTGCCATGGTCGCGGCGTAAAAGTCGGCCACCGAGCGAGGCTCGAGGAGGACCCTTCCGAACTTCCCGTCGGAGGTTCGCAGGTGAAGGATGTGGTCCACGAAGTCGAACTCAGCCTCGAAGCCGCGGCCTCCGGTGTGCATGAGCGAAGTCGTCAGCCCACGGGCCGACACATAGAGAGGGACCTGCCACCAGTGGTTGACCATGGGCTCCAGGGCCAGCCGGATCTTGCCGACGATCTGGGTCCACAGCTGCAGAGTGTCGCGGGTCTCCTCCCACTCCGACAGAGTGATCCTGGGCCACGGCGACTCGTGGTTCGTCACGCGACCGGGACCGCCTGCTCAAATCCCTGTGTGCTCGGCTCGCACCGGATCGGGATCGGGCACGTGGGGCATCAGCGCATTCGGCGGGATCCTGCCAAGACGACCAGCCTCGAAGTCTTCCAGGGCCTGCACGATCTCGTCTCGGGTGTTCATGACGAATGGTCCGTAGTGGGTCACAGGCTCTCGGATGGGCTGGCCGCCCAACACGAGGACCTCGAGGTGGACAGTGCTCGAGTCCTGCGTGTCGTCGGCACGAACGCGGATCCAGTCTCCCGGGCCGAGCGCCACCAGCTGGCCACGGTCAACCGGCCGCTCTGGAGTACCCACCCGACCCGATCCGGCCAGGACGTAGATGAGGGCGTTGAAGCCGGGGTTCCACGGAAGCTCCAGCAGCGCCCCCGGCGACACAGTTGCGTGCATGAGGGCCATCGGGGTGTGCGTCGATCCGGGGCCCTGGTGTCCGGCGAGCTCGCCGGCGATCACCCTCACCAGGGATGCTCCGTCTTCGGATGACAAGAGCACGACCTGATCGGCCTCGAGCGGTTGGTAGGCCGCGGGGATCATCTTGTCCTTGGCCGGCAGATTGACCCACAGCTGAATCCCGTGGAACAGACCACCCGAGACCACAAGCTCCTCGGGTGGGGTCTCGATGTGCAGAATCCCTCCACCGGCGGTCATCCACTGGGTGGCGCCGTTGGTGATGAGGCCCCCACCGCCGTTGGAGTCCTGGTGGGCGAAGGTGCCGTCGATCATGTAGGTCACGGTCTCGAACCCGCGGTGCGGGTGCCAAGGAGTTCCCTTGGGCTCGCCGGGGGCGTAGTCGACCTCGCCCATCTGGTCCATGTGCACGAATGGGTCCAGATCGGACATGCTCATTCCGGCGAAGGCTCGCCGCACCGGGAACCCCTCGCCCTCGAAGCCGCTCGGAGCCGTCGTGACTGACACCACGTGGCGCTGGGTCATGGCTTCAATGCTGGGACGGGGGATGCGGGGGAGGATCAACCAATCATCGGGAGTCACGGTGGGCATAGCGGATCTCCTCAAAATAGGCGACGCCCCATCATTGCCTCGATTGCTCCGCTGCGCCGAGAGGAAGCTTTCTGGGTCGGAATTGCGCCGCCCACGGCCTACGGCCTCTCTAGCCGCTTCTGACTCCGTTGGCGATACGGTCGCCGAGCTCCTTGTCGATGCTGCGCCAGTATTCGAAGGCTCGCGCGAGGACGGGCTCGGACACGCCCTTGCTCAGATGGCCGACGACGTTGGACACGAGCCGGTCCCGCTGGCCGTCGTCCATCACGTTGCGCACCAGGCTGCCGGGCTGACCCCAGTCGTCATCGTCGCGGCGCAGGGTGTAAGCGGCGTGCATGAGCTCGCCGTCGGCTGCCCACCTCTCCACATAGGGGTAGTGCTGCGGATCCGCTGCCGGGCCCCCCTTCGAGTTCGGGGCGTACACCGGGTCCGAGACATTCTCGACTCGCATCGCCCCATCCTTGCTGTAGCTGTGAGCGACCACCTTGGGCGCATTGACCGGAATCTGCTTGTAGTTGACACCGAGGCGGGCCCGGTGGGCGTCGGCGTAGGAGAAGACACGAGCCAGGAGCATCTTGTCTGGACTGACACCAACACCCGGCACGAGGTTGTTGACCTCGAACGCCGCCTGCTCGATCTCAGTGTGGAAGTCGGTGGGGTTGCGATCGAGCGTCAGCCGGCCGACTTCCTGCGGCGGATAGTCGGAATGAGGCCACACCTTCGTGAGATCGAACGGATTGAACCGGTAGGTCTTCGCCTCCTCGAACGGCATGATCTGGACCCTCAGCGTCCAGCTGGGGTGGTCGCCGCGCCGTATGGCCTCGAACAGGTCTCGCCGGTGGTAGTCACCGTCCTGTCCGGCGACCCGGTCGGCCTCTTGCTGGGCGAGGAAGTCGATGCCCTGGTCGGTCTTGAAATGGTATTTGACCCAGAACCGCTCGCCGTTGGCATTGGCCCACATGTACGTGTGGCTGGAGTAGCCGTTCATGTGGCGCCAGGACTTGGGGATCCCCCGGTCGCCCATCAGCCACGTCACCTGGTGGGCCGATTCGGGCGAGAGCGTCCAGAAGTCCCACTGCATGTCGTTGTCCCGCAGGTCGGAGTCGGCCCGGCGCTTCTGGGAACGAATGAAGTGCTGGAACTTCATCGGGTCGCGTACGAAGAACACGGGAGTGTTGTTGCCTACGACGTCGTAGTTGCCCTCGGACGTGTAGAACTTCAGAGCGAAGCCACGCGGATCTCGCCACGTGTCCGGACTACCTCGCTCGCCCGCGACGGTCGAGAAGCGGATCAGAGTATCGGTCCTCGTCCCTGGCTGGAACACGGCGGCCTTGGTGTACCGGCTCACATCGGCCGTCACCTCGAAACGGCCGAACGCCCCCCCTCCCTTTGCGTGAGGCTGGCGCTCAGGGATGCGCTCCCGGTTGAAGTTCGCCATCTGCTCGATCAGATAGTGATCTTGCAGCAGGATCGGGCCGTCAGGACCAACCGTCAACGAGTGCTCATCGCTTGGAACCGGAATCCCAGCGTCGGTCGTCGTGTGGGCTGGACGCTCGCTCGCCATAGCGATCCCCTTCCTCTCGTCTTCACCAGCCTCGCGCCAGCCCAGTGAACCGGCAACCCCAGGCTCATCGGGCCTGCTGCCGGGCTACTGAGGGCGGAAAACGACCTTGAAGGGCGGGAGGATGGCATGGCCGAAGCAGGCGCCGCACCGATGGGCAAAGCGCACGGTGGCCTCACGTTAGGAGGTGTCTTCGTCCACAACCTCCCGCAGGTTGGAGAAGAAGAGCCGCGCGGTCTCATCCCACGTGGGAAGGGACTGTGCTCGTCGGCGGGCGCTCGACGCGAGCCGGAGGCGGTAGGCGTCGTCGAGCGCTAGCTCTTGCATTGCCGACGCCAGAGCCTCGACGTCGCCGGGGGGCACGAGGACGCCCTGTTGCCCGTCCTCTGCGAGGTTGAGGAGATTTCCAGCCCGCCATCCGACCACGGGAAGTCCTGCCGCCATGGCTTCGCCGTAGACGGTCCCGTACGGCTCCTTCCAACTAGGGAGGACGAACACGTCTGCGGCGGCGTACAACGCCGCCACTCTCTCCTTGGTCACCGGGCCATGAACGACCACCCTTCCGGTCAAGTCGGCATCGCCCAGCCGGGTCATGATGCGTGCCGCGTAGGGGCGATCTTTGGCCTGATCGCCAACCAGGTGCAGGATGCCGGCCTCGGGCGGCAACCGGGCATAGGCGTCCAGAAGCGACAGGATCCCCTTGCGCGCGACCCAGTTCCCCACGCACAGGAAAGCAACGCGCCCTTCGGAGCGAAGCTCCGGGGTCGCCCCTTCAGGCGCGAGAGCGACGTCTCGACCCGGCGGCACGACCCTGATGCGATCCCGCGCAAACCCGCTCGATTCGAGCTGATCGGCCAAGGCCTGGCTCGCTGTGAGCAGGCGCCGCGCCCTACGGTAGGTCGAGCGGTCGAGAGCAGCCCGGACGCGAGTCGCCAACGGGCTGTGGTCGATCCCACCGGGCGGCTGGTGAAGAATCGCCACCATCGGCAAGTCCAGCCGGTGGGTGGCGAGCCACGGCGCGAGCAGGCTCGCAACGATGCTGTCGACGACGATTACGTCCACACCTCGGCTCCGGGCCCGAGCGATGACGTCGCCCGCGCGCAGAGCGGAGGCCGGGAAGAAGCCGTCGGCAAAGGATACGAACCGGATCTTCGCTCCATGTCCCGGTGCGACATCGGCCAGCCGGCGGTGATAGAGGTAACCGCCGGTCACCTGGTCCGGCGAGCCAAGGGTCACAAGGGAGACGGCGACCATGCGGCTAGGACGAGCTGGTCTAGTCGAGTGAGCCGACCGTGGCCCGGTAGCCGCCGAAGGCCACCGGTGATTCCCAGACCCTCACCGTCAGCGTCTCTCCTCCGGCCGACCGAACGGCTGCTGCGATGGCGCCGTGCACCCAACGGGCGAAGATCTCCACCGTCACCGCCTCGGCGTCAACCGGTCGGATCGTTTCCAGATCCCGGTCGCGTACGCGGTCGATGATGTCGCTGAGGGCTCCATCGAGGAGGTCGAGGTCGCACACCATGCCCTCGTCGCCGAGAGTGGTACGTTCGATGAGCAGCTCTATCCGGTAGTCGTGGGCGTGGAGCTGACCCTCCGGGCCCTCCACCCCAGGCATCAGGTGGAGAGCACGTACTTCCTTCGCCGTACCGACCTGGTAGGTGGCCTCATCCATGACGCAGCGCCACGTGGAGGAGCTCATCGTCCTGGCGGTCGATGGCGTCGAAGGCCTCTTGTGCCTGGCCCAGCGGGAACTCGTGTGTTGCCAGTCGTTCAAGAGGCAGCTCCGCCAGAAGGTCACGGGTGACGGCCCGCCGCCGGGCGAGCGTCCACCGTGAACCCAGGCGGGCCGGAATGGTGGAGACCTGCGTGCTGCGCAATGAGAGCCGACGGCGGTGGAATGCACCACCCAAGGGAAGGCTGACCTCCTTGGTTCCGTACCAGGACGCCACCAGGGCACAGCCCTCGTGCGCCAAGAGCGCCAGCCCCCCAGCCAGTGCCGCAGGCTGCCCGCTGAGCTCGACCAGCAGCGAAACGCCGCCTCCGCCGGTGCAGTCATCGACCTCGTTGGCAAGCTGATCGGGTCCGACGGCCCGAATGCCGAGGGACTCTGCCGCTCGTCGTCGCCATGCCTTCGGCTCCGCTGCGATGACCAACGCTCCCGACCGCTGGAGCAGGCTGGCGGTCAGGATGCCGACCACACCCAGTCCGACCACGACGACATGCTCACGCAGCCTCTCACCCGCATCCAGGCTGATCTGCAGAGCAGTCTCGACGAGGGGAAACAGAGTGGCGACCCTGGCGTCGTCATTGCCGTCCAAGACGATGACCTCGTCGTCTCCCAGGACAAACCGGTCCTGGTGCGGATGGAGGGCAACCACCAGCGTGCCTTCAGGCAGTCGTCCCCGCGACCGCTCCACGCGGCCGGCGCAGCTGTAGCCATAACGGAAGGGGTAACGGAAGGTGCCGGCAAGCGGGCCGATCGTCTCGTCAAGAGGTAGCTCCGGGTCCAGTTGACCACGAAAGGCCAGCATCTCGGTACCGGCGCTGATACCCGAGTAGTCCGTCCGGACGAGGACCTGCCCCTGGTCAAGATCTGTGCTCAAGGGTACTTCAACCACCTCGACCCGCTTCGGGGCGACAAAATACAGCGCCTGCGCCTTCACCGATTCACCTGTCGATCCCTGCACCTCACGAGCTATCCTGCCTGCTCATGGCCGCAAACCCTATTCGGTCGAAGACGGCGGGGAGCGACGGGGCGGTTCGTCTCGCAGGCAAACCATTGCTGGTGGCCAGGGTCGCCATGCCGACGTCCTACGGCACCTTCGACGCCCGAGCTTACGAATGTCCGTCTGGATCCATCTACCTGGCTTTGCTCAAGGGCGACGTCGCCGGCATGTCCTCGGTGGTGACGAGGCTGCACTCCGAGTGCCTGACCGGGGACACCCTGGGTTCGTTGCGCTGCGAGTGTGGCATCCAGCTGCGGCTGGCCATGCGGACCATCGCTGCCGCTGACCGCGGGCTGCTCTTGTACGCCACGGGCCACGAAGGCCGTGGTGTCGGCCTTGTCAACAAGCTCCGTGCCTACGTGGAGCAGGACAACGGTGCCGACACGATCGATGCCAACGTCCGCCTTGGTCTCGCCGTGGACGATCGTGACTACGCCGATGGCGCCTCGGTCATCAAGGCGCTCGACGTGCGTTCGATCCGCCTGCTCACGAACAACCCCGCCAAAGTGGACGGCCTCCGCGCCGCCGACATCGAGGTTGCCGATGTCGCACCTTTGGCCACGGCTGCCCACGCCCGCAATCTCTCGTATCTACGGGCCAAGGAACATCGCCTGGGCCACCGTCGCCCCACGGGTGCAGCCGCCGATGAGGGCCCCGATCACGAGGCGATCGACACCAGTGATCTCCTGGGCCAGGTCTCGCCGCCCGCCGACCGCCCCTACGTCGTGCTGAAGTACGCCCAGACCATCGATGGCCGGATCGCCACCCGAACTGGCGACTCCAAATGGATAAGCGGCGATTCAGAGAGGCGGATCTCCCATGCCCTACGCGCCGCCTGCGACGCCGTCCTCGTCGGGGTCGGCACCGTCATCCAGGACGATCCTCAGCTGACCGTTCGCATGGTGCCCGGTGTCTCGCCTCGCCGCATAGTCCTCGACTCCACCCTCCGCGTCCCGCTAACGGCAAAGATCCTCGAGGCAGATGCACCGACGACTATCCTCTCCACTGACCGTTCGGGCCGCGAGCTCCGCTCCTTGCTGCAAGCCCGCAGCATCAAGGTTTGTCTCGTCGATCCTGGCCCGGACGGAGTCGAGCTCAGGGCAGGCTTGGCCGCGCTGCGCGACGAAGGGGTGGAATCGCTCCTCGTCGAAGGCGGCGCAAAGGTGATCACATCGATGTTGGCGGCCAGGGTTGTCGATCGTCTGATTGTCGGAGTTGCTCCGACGATCATGGGTCGGGGCACCGAATCCGTCGGAGCGTTGGGGGTCGACCGGGTCATCGACGGCATCCGGCTGACGGACCGGCGTGTGCATACGCTGCCCGACGACATCCTGCTCTCCTGGTCGGTCCAGCAAACAAGCCCTCGCCAGTGAGCCCGACCGAGCTACTTGATTCTCTATCCGCGGCGGAGCGCCGAGCAGCAAGTCACCGCAGACGGTTCGCCGCGCATCCTCGTAGGGCGCTGCGTCTCTTCATGCATCGTGTCACCGGACCGGCCGAGGTTGAGTGCAGCCTCTTCACGGGTCAGCGGATGCGAGTCGTGCTGCCGGAGATCGTTGGAGCCGATATCTACCGGCGCTCCTACATCGAGCCGAGCTTGACCCGGGTGCTGCTCGACCATCTCCGCCCCGGCATGACGTTCGTCGACGTAGGGGCCCACTACGGCTACTACTCCATCGTGGCCAGCGAGGCAGTGGGGTCGCAGGGCCACGTCCTGGCGTTCGAGCCTGCTCCACGTACGTTCCAGGTGTTGTCGAGGAATGTGGGGCGGCTCGAAAACGTGACGGCTCACTCTCTGGCCGTGGCCTCGGAAAGTGGCACGAGCGATCTCCTTGATTTTGGCTCTTGTCACTCTGCT contains:
- a CDS encoding pirin family protein codes for the protein MPTVTPDDWLILPRIPRPSIEAMTQRHVVSVTTAPSGFEGEGFPVRRAFAGMSMSDLDPFVHMDQMGEVDYAPGEPKGTPWHPHRGFETVTYMIDGTFAHQDSNGGGGLITNGATQWMTAGGGILHIETPPEELVVSGGLFHGIQLWVNLPAKDKMIPAAYQPLEADQVVLLSSEDGASLVRVIAGELAGHQGPGSTHTPMALMHATVSPGALLELPWNPGFNALIYVLAGSGRVGTPERPVDRGQLVALGPGDWIRVRADDTQDSSTVHLEVLVLGGQPIREPVTHYGPFVMNTRDEIVQALEDFEAGRLGRIPPNALMPHVPDPDPVRAEHTGI
- a CDS encoding glycosyltransferase family 4 protein, yielding MVAVSLVTLGSPDQVTGGYLYHRRLADVAPGHGAKIRFVSFADGFFPASALRAGDVIARARSRGVDVIVVDSIVASLLAPWLATHRLDLPMVAILHQPPGGIDHSPLATRVRAALDRSTYRRARRLLTASQALADQLESSGFARDRIRVVPPGRDVALAPEGATPELRSEGRVAFLCVGNWVARKGILSLLDAYARLPPEAGILHLVGDQAKDRPYAARIMTRLGDADLTGRVVVHGPVTKERVAALYAAADVFVLPSWKEPYGTVYGEAMAAGLPVVGWRAGNLLNLAEDGQQGVLVPPGDVEALASAMQELALDDAYRLRLASSARRRAQSLPTWDETARLFFSNLREVVDEDTS
- a CDS encoding catalase, yielding MASERPAHTTTDAGIPVPSDEHSLTVGPDGPILLQDHYLIEQMANFNRERIPERQPHAKGGGAFGRFEVTADVSRYTKAAVFQPGTRTDTLIRFSTVAGERGSPDTWRDPRGFALKFYTSEGNYDVVGNNTPVFFVRDPMKFQHFIRSQKRRADSDLRDNDMQWDFWTLSPESAHQVTWLMGDRGIPKSWRHMNGYSSHTYMWANANGERFWVKYHFKTDQGIDFLAQQEADRVAGQDGDYHRRDLFEAIRRGDHPSWTLRVQIMPFEEAKTYRFNPFDLTKVWPHSDYPPQEVGRLTLDRNPTDFHTEIEQAAFEVNNLVPGVGVSPDKMLLARVFSYADAHRARLGVNYKQIPVNAPKVVAHSYSKDGAMRVENVSDPVYAPNSKGGPAADPQHYPYVERWAADGELMHAAYTLRRDDDDWGQPGSLVRNVMDDGQRDRLVSNVVGHLSKGVSEPVLARAFEYWRSIDKELGDRIANGVRSG
- a CDS encoding SDR family oxidoreductase; this translates as MTPFNAYRYDGKRVLVVGGSSGMGAATAELVHDAGAEVVVMDFADVTMPGVKGIHVNLAEAGSIDVAVDECGGPVDALFSCAGVADGTPGIEKINFIGHRHLINRLLARGMLPRGSAIGFISSAAGLGWEANLPQLKEYLDLSDFDVAARWAQEHGKADYMWSKQAICAYVARQAMPLLREGIRINAICPGPTDTPLAQQNKELWLGFGADYRAEVDIEASTPLEQAYPLVFLCSDAAVAVTGIIVITDAGYMSSGITETFPAATPIANLLLGR
- a CDS encoding patatin-like phospholipase family protein, giving the protein MCTAFVFAGGASLGAIEAGMLEALYERDVHAEVFVGASAGALNAGFAATHPQTAEAARELQDAWRSTKRRDVFPLSPAIALRALLGRSDHLVSNRGLRRLLEDRLGGLESIQDARVKLGVVVTDLLAGRERLVDSGPALPALLASAAIPGIYPPVNIEGRLYVDGGVADNTPIAAAMSLGADTIYVLATGMSARLERPPAGAVAMAVQASNMLVHSRLRHEINSLRNQARLVVLPPPWPLNVLPSDFSHADELIRAGLTNAREALMHSDPGGAPTDRALACLQDPVGDRLGSEW
- a CDS encoding class II aldolase/adducin family protein, which encodes MNFEPTPTKLIPDLSSREELVLLARCLWREGYNDHLAGHITCNLGDGTVLCNPWLVTWDELRPHQVIRIDLDGNVVEGDWPVPLGIPLHLALHAGRPGVGWAVHNHPLYGTVMADMKILPPPMDQSSTLGGGQLALVDEYDGGVDNMVAAREAVERMGQADLALLAGHGVFIVGSTARAVHQRAVALEQRCQRAWHIMAAGQPLATPVPDWWIDRMSRSDGNGFIGFWEAMVRQELRADPTLLEDPGLAGE
- a CDS encoding aldo/keto reductase, coding for MNPLGRTELDVFPICLGGNVFGWTADEPQSFAVLDAYTAASGNFIDTANSYLVEHGRSETIIGRWIADRATRDQIVLATKVGGGRGPVRNLRAKTIESEAQASLERLQTDHIDLYYAHFDDLETPLEESLGAFDALVQAGTVRHIGASNYTPERLTAAIKLQREHGLAEFTVLQPHYNLVEREFERRILPVADASDLAVVPYFALAKGFLTGKYRPGGEVVRSERADAARAYLDKGGATVLEALDEVASSRDTTVPAVALAWLLAQPSVAAPIASARTTEQLEQILPAATLELTSAEVDRLSATKPQS
- a CDS encoding zinc-binding alcohol dehydrogenase, whose amino-acid sequence is MSTDLDQGQVLVRTDYSGISAGTEMLAFRGQLDPELPLDETIGPLAGTFRYPFRYGYSCAGRVERSRGRLPEGTLVVALHPHQDRFVLGDDEVIVLDGNDDARVATLFPLVETALQISLDAGERLREHVVVVGLGVVGILTASLLQRSGALVIAAEPKAWRRRAAESLGIRAVGPDQLANEVDDCTGGGGVSLLVELSGQPAALAGGLALLAHEGCALVASWYGTKEVSLPLGGAFHRRRLSLRSTQVSTIPARLGSRWTLARRRAVTRDLLAELPLERLATHEFPLGQAQEAFDAIDRQDDELLHVALRHG
- a CDS encoding DUF5996 family protein: MTNHESPWPRITLSEWEETRDTLQLWTQIVGKIRLALEPMVNHWWQVPLYVSARGLTTSLMHTGGRGFEAEFDFVDHILHLRTSDGKFGRVLLEPRSVADFYAATMAALDALDTPVSILARPVELPETVPFAEDEEHRSYDAAAAQRFWLALLQAHRVFSLFRGRFVGKASPVHFFWGAADLAATRFSGRRAPRHPGGVPNCPDWVQELAYSHELSSCGFWPGGSAEGSFYAYAYPEPEGFAEWHVKPEAAFYEARLGEFLLPYEAVRVAHHPDEMLLAFLQSTYEAAAELGGWDRRMLETG
- a CDS encoding 6-carboxytetrahydropterin synthase; the encoded protein is MDEATYQVGTAKEVRALHLMPGVEGPEGQLHAHDYRIELLIERTTLGDEGMVCDLDLLDGALSDIIDRVRDRDLETIRPVDAEAVTVEIFARWVHGAIAAAVRSAGGETLTVRVWESPVAFGGYRATVGSLD
- the ribA gene encoding GTP cyclohydrolase II RibA, whose amino-acid sequence is MAANPIRSKTAGSDGAVRLAGKPLLVARVAMPTSYGTFDARAYECPSGSIYLALLKGDVAGMSSVVTRLHSECLTGDTLGSLRCECGIQLRLAMRTIAAADRGLLLYATGHEGRGVGLVNKLRAYVEQDNGADTIDANVRLGLAVDDRDYADGASVIKALDVRSIRLLTNNPAKVDGLRAADIEVADVAPLATAAHARNLSYLRAKEHRLGHRRPTGAAADEGPDHEAIDTSDLLGQVSPPADRPYVVLKYAQTIDGRIATRTGDSKWISGDSERRISHALRAACDAVLVGVGTVIQDDPQLTVRMVPGVSPRRIVLDSTLRVPLTAKILEADAPTTILSTDRSGRELRSLLQARSIKVCLVDPGPDGVELRAGLAALRDEGVESLLVEGGAKVITSMLAARVVDRLIVGVAPTIMGRGTESVGALGVDRVIDGIRLTDRRVHTLPDDILLSWSVQQTSPRQ